Proteins from a single region of Sphingopyxis sp. BSN-002:
- the ppc gene encoding phosphoenolpyruvate carboxylase has protein sequence MGPPIQISQNPDIRYLGRILGDVIRAYGGEKLFRQTEYIRSSSVDRHRGIAGAEAIDPGLDALSLDDTVAFVRGFMLFSMLANLAEDRQGVAAEPEATVAAALEKLRADGIDGDAVAALLNAALVAPVLTAHPTEVRRKSVLDHKNRIAELMRLRDAGLDETPEGDIVEEAIRRQIVLLWQTRPLRMEKLFVADEIDNALTYLRDVFLPVLPKLYARWEAELGQRPASFLRVGSWIGGDRDGNPFVTAETLTMATSRNAAAVLGHYADAVHALGAELSVSSGLAPVPEAVEALAEASGDDAPSRRDEPYRRALSGIYARVCATYAGIVGKAPPRPSALKGEAYATPADFRHDLLIIANGLSASGEGQLGGIGALGRLIRAVEVFGFHLATLDMRQNSAVHERVLADLLKVSGVEGDYLALDEEARVALLRRELGVNRPLAATWHEWSEETAGELAIIHTAAGIRAKLGHQAIVQWIISKAESLSDLLEVHVLAREAGLWSAEGKDTLMVVPLFETIADLDDAPAIMARYFALPEIAPHIAARGHQEVMIGYSDSNKDGGYLTSTWGLHQASDALTPVFDAADTSMQLFHGRGGAVGRGGGSAFAAIRAQPAGTVQGRIRITEQGEVIAAKYGTADSAATNLEAMVSASLLASLEPEAMSDANCGRFTAAMDALSNSAFKAYRGLVYETPAFKDFFRAMTPIAEIAGLKIGSRPSSRTKSTAIEDLRAIPWVFSWAQARTMLPGWYGTGEAFSDFGDKALLAEMAESWPFFGALLGNMEMVLAKSDMGIAARYAELASGVDGHAEIFTAIRDGWNRAHDGLLSITGQSRLLEKNPALEASIRLRLPYIEPLNLLQIELMKRHRAGEADPRIAEGIQLTINAIATALRNSG, from the coding sequence ATGGGCCCACCGATCCAGATCTCGCAAAATCCCGACATCCGCTATCTCGGGCGGATCCTCGGCGACGTCATCCGCGCCTATGGCGGCGAGAAGCTGTTCCGGCAGACCGAATATATCCGCTCGTCGAGCGTCGACCGGCATCGCGGCATCGCGGGGGCCGAGGCGATCGACCCGGGGCTCGATGCGCTGAGCCTCGACGATACCGTCGCCTTCGTGCGTGGCTTCATGCTCTTCTCGATGCTCGCGAACCTCGCCGAGGACAGACAAGGGGTTGCCGCCGAACCCGAGGCGACCGTCGCCGCGGCGCTAGAAAAGCTGCGCGCCGACGGGATCGACGGCGACGCGGTTGCGGCGCTGCTGAACGCCGCGCTCGTCGCGCCGGTGCTGACCGCGCACCCCACCGAGGTGCGGCGGAAATCGGTTCTCGATCACAAGAACCGCATCGCCGAGCTGATGCGGCTGCGCGACGCGGGGCTCGACGAGACCCCCGAGGGCGACATCGTCGAGGAGGCGATCCGGCGGCAAATTGTGCTGCTGTGGCAGACGCGGCCGCTGCGCATGGAGAAGCTGTTCGTCGCCGACGAGATCGACAATGCGCTGACCTATCTTCGCGACGTCTTCCTGCCCGTACTACCTAAGCTTTATGCGCGCTGGGAGGCCGAGCTTGGCCAGCGCCCGGCGAGCTTCCTGCGCGTCGGGAGCTGGATCGGCGGCGATCGCGACGGCAACCCCTTCGTCACCGCCGAGACGCTGACCATGGCGACGAGCCGCAACGCCGCCGCGGTGCTCGGCCATTATGCCGATGCAGTGCACGCGCTCGGCGCCGAACTGTCGGTGTCGTCGGGGCTCGCCCCCGTGCCCGAGGCCGTCGAGGCGCTGGCCGAGGCGAGCGGCGACGATGCGCCGAGCCGCCGCGACGAACCCTATCGCCGCGCGCTGTCGGGGATCTATGCGCGCGTCTGTGCCACTTACGCCGGCATCGTCGGCAAGGCGCCGCCGCGCCCGTCGGCGCTGAAGGGCGAGGCCTATGCGACCCCGGCCGATTTCCGGCACGACCTGCTGATCATCGCGAACGGGCTGTCGGCGAGCGGCGAGGGCCAGCTTGGCGGGATCGGCGCGCTCGGGCGGCTGATCCGCGCGGTCGAAGTGTTCGGCTTTCACCTCGCGACGCTCGACATGCGGCAGAACAGCGCGGTGCACGAACGCGTGCTCGCCGACCTGCTCAAGGTATCGGGGGTAGAGGGCGACTATCTGGCGCTGGACGAAGAGGCGCGCGTCGCACTGCTCCGCAGGGAGCTGGGCGTGAACCGCCCGCTCGCCGCAACATGGCACGAATGGAGCGAGGAGACCGCGGGCGAACTCGCGATCATCCACACTGCCGCGGGCATCCGCGCAAAGCTTGGCCATCAGGCGATCGTCCAGTGGATCATCAGCAAGGCCGAGAGCCTGTCCGATCTGCTCGAGGTTCATGTCCTCGCGCGCGAAGCCGGGCTGTGGTCGGCCGAGGGCAAGGACACGCTGATGGTCGTGCCGCTGTTCGAGACCATCGCCGACCTCGACGACGCGCCCGCGATCATGGCGCGCTATTTCGCGCTGCCCGAGATCGCACCGCACATCGCGGCGCGCGGGCATCAGGAAGTGATGATCGGCTATTCGGATTCGAACAAGGACGGCGGTTACCTGACCTCGACCTGGGGGCTGCATCAGGCCTCGGACGCGCTGACCCCGGTGTTCGACGCCGCCGACACTTCGATGCAGCTCTTCCACGGCCGCGGCGGCGCGGTCGGGCGCGGCGGCGGCAGCGCCTTTGCCGCGATCCGCGCGCAGCCCGCGGGCACGGTGCAGGGGCGCATCCGCATCACCGAACAGGGCGAAGTGATCGCGGCGAAATATGGCACCGCGGACAGCGCGGCGACGAACCTCGAGGCAATGGTATCGGCGAGCCTGCTCGCGAGCCTTGAACCCGAGGCGATGAGCGACGCCAATTGCGGACGCTTCACCGCGGCGATGGATGCGCTGTCGAACAGCGCGTTCAAGGCCTATCGCGGGCTCGTCTACGAAACCCCGGCGTTCAAGGATTTCTTCCGCGCAATGACCCCGATCGCCGAGATCGCGGGCCTCAAGATCGGGTCGCGGCCGTCGAGCCGCACCAAGTCGACCGCGATCGAGGATCTGCGCGCGATTCCCTGGGTGTTCAGCTGGGCGCAGGCGCGCACGATGCTGCCGGGCTGGTACGGCACCGGCGAGGCCTTTTCGGACTTCGGCGACAAGGCGCTGCTCGCCGAAATGGCGGAAAGCTGGCCCTTCTTCGGCGCGCTGCTCGGCAATATGGAGATGGTGCTCGCGAAATCCGACATGGGGATCGCGGCACGCTATGCCGAACTGGCGAGCGGCGTGGACGGCCACGCCGAAATCTTCACGGCGATACGCGACGGGTGGAACCGTGCGCATGACGGGCTGCTCTCGATCACCGGTCAGTCGCGGTTGCTCGAAAAGAATCCGGCACTCGAAGCGTCGATCCGGCTGCGCCTGCCCTATATCGAGCCGCTCAACCTGCTCCAGATCGAGCTGATGAAGCGCCACCGCGCCGGCGAAGCCGATCCGCGCATCGCCGAGGGAATCCAGCTTACGATCAACGCGATCGCCACGGCGCTTCGGAACAGCGGGTAG
- a CDS encoding YbaY family lipoprotein: MLRFATALVMSLSLAGCASTGVPAERTIAVTGSIAYRERIALPPTAQIEVRLDDVSLADAPANNMATQSFASEGKQVPFAFTLTVDRADIDPRHSYAVSARITDAGGKLMFITDTRNSVTFDGRSVIDLGTLMLVKTH; the protein is encoded by the coding sequence ATGCTTCGTTTCGCCACCGCGCTCGTCATGAGCCTTTCGCTCGCCGGCTGCGCCTCGACCGGGGTTCCCGCCGAGCGCACGATCGCCGTCACCGGCAGCATCGCCTATCGCGAGCGCATCGCACTGCCTCCGACCGCGCAGATCGAGGTGCGGCTCGACGACGTCAGCCTCGCCGATGCGCCCGCGAACAATATGGCGACGCAGAGCTTTGCGAGCGAAGGCAAGCAGGTGCCCTTCGCGTTCACCTTGACGGTCGACCGCGCCGACATCGATCCGCGGCACAGCTATGCCGTCTCGGCGCGCATCACCGACGCCGGCGGCAAACTGATGTTCATCACCGACACGCGCAATTCCGTTACGTTCGATGGCCGTTCGGTGATCGATCTGGGAACGTTGATGCTCGTCAAGACGCACTGA
- a CDS encoding HNH endonuclease: protein MFHPDLARHPDSCPALVLNADYTPLSYYPLSLWPWQTAVKAVFLDRVTIVENYEREIHSPTRTMPIPSVIALRQYVKPSEHPAFTRFNLFLRDRFACQYCGSGKDLTFDHVVPRRLGGRTTWENVTTACAPCNLKKGGRTPKQAHMPLYRQPWRPTSWQLQDNGRAFPPNYLHTSWIDWLYWDVELEG from the coding sequence ATGTTCCATCCCGATCTTGCCCGGCATCCCGATTCCTGTCCGGCCCTCGTCCTCAATGCCGACTATACGCCGCTGAGTTACTATCCGCTGAGCCTGTGGCCGTGGCAGACCGCGGTCAAGGCGGTTTTCCTCGACCGGGTGACGATCGTCGAAAATTACGAACGCGAGATCCATTCGCCGACGCGGACGATGCCGATCCCGAGCGTGATCGCGCTCCGCCAATATGTGAAGCCGTCGGAGCATCCGGCGTTCACGCGCTTCAACCTGTTCCTGCGCGACCGCTTCGCGTGCCAATATTGCGGGTCGGGCAAGGACCTGACCTTCGACCATGTCGTCCCGCGCCGCCTCGGCGGACGCACGACGTGGGAGAATGTCACGACCGCCTGCGCGCCGTGCAACCTCAAGAAGGGCGGACGCACGCCGAAACAGGCACATATGCCGCTCTATCGCCAGCCGTGGCGCCCGACGAGCTGGCAGCTGCAGGACAATGGCCGGGCGTTTCCGCCGAACTATCTGCACACGAGCTGGATCGACTGGCTCTATTGGGACGTTGAACTGGAGGGCTGA
- the gluQRS gene encoding tRNA glutamyl-Q(34) synthetase GluQRS — protein sequence MLTRFAPSPTGELHLGHAYSAVLAHETARAANGGFRIRIDDIDGSRSREEFVAASLADLDWLGIDRDGDPVRQSTHLGAYGAALDTLRARGLVYPCFCTRADIAASLAAPHGPSGAIYPGTCRSLSGAERERRLAGEPHCWRLDMARAVALAGDLTWEEAGQGLRIADPLAHGDVVLARKDAPASYHLASTLDDAAMGVTHVIRGADLVASTDVHRLLQALLGLPTPLYRHHALVCGPDGKRLAKRDAAASLASLRASGVDGRALAADLAAGRLPAGYSLQMP from the coding sequence ATGTTGACCCGTTTCGCGCCCAGCCCGACGGGCGAACTCCATCTCGGCCATGCCTATAGCGCGGTGCTCGCGCACGAAACGGCGCGCGCCGCCAACGGGGGGTTCCGGATCCGGATCGACGATATCGACGGCAGCCGCTCGCGCGAGGAGTTTGTCGCTGCGTCGCTCGCCGATCTCGACTGGCTCGGGATCGACCGGGACGGCGATCCGGTGCGCCAGTCGACCCATCTGGGTGCCTATGGCGCCGCGCTCGACACGCTCCGCGCACGCGGTCTGGTCTATCCCTGCTTCTGCACGCGCGCCGATATCGCGGCGAGCCTCGCCGCACCGCATGGCCCTTCCGGCGCGATCTACCCCGGCACCTGCCGTTCGCTGTCCGGAGCCGAACGCGAGCGCCGCCTTGCCGGTGAACCGCATTGCTGGCGCCTCGACATGGCGCGCGCCGTTGCGCTTGCCGGCGATCTGACTTGGGAAGAGGCGGGGCAGGGGCTACGCATCGCCGATCCGCTCGCGCACGGCGACGTCGTTCTCGCGCGCAAGGACGCTCCTGCGAGCTATCATCTTGCGAGCACGCTCGACGACGCCGCCATGGGGGTGACGCACGTCATCCGCGGCGCCGACCTCGTCGCATCGACCGACGTCCACCGGCTGCTCCAGGCGCTGCTCGGCCTGCCGACTCCGCTCTATCGCCACCATGCGCTCGTCTGCGGCCCCGATGGCAAGCGCCTCGCCAAGCGCGATGCCGCGGCTTCGCTCGCGTCGCTGCGGGCGAGCGGGGTCGACGGGCGCGCGCTTGCTGCCGATCTCGCTGCGGGACGGCTTCCCGCTGGATATTCGCTGCAGATGCCCTAA
- a CDS encoding HIG1 domain-containing protein: MQLLLVLGVVAAAGLVLFSLARGLIYFAKGHQAAIDGTVRENQVMQNKMMMARVKWQAITIILLIIIGVTAGTR, from the coding sequence ATGCAACTCCTGCTCGTTCTCGGTGTCGTTGCGGCGGCCGGCCTCGTCCTCTTCTCGCTTGCACGCGGGCTGATCTATTTCGCCAAGGGCCATCAGGCCGCAATCGACGGCACCGTCCGCGAAAACCAGGTCATGCAGAACAAGATGATGATGGCCCGCGTAAAGTGGCAGGCGATCACCATCATCCTGCTCATCATCATCGGCGTGACGGCCGGCACGCGCTGA
- a CDS encoding cob(I)yrinic acid a,c-diamide adenosyltransferase translates to MVKLNKIYTRTGDDGTTGLVDGTRIAKSAPLMAAIGDVDEANSAIGLAAAALDAGSEHAAMLVRIQNEMFDLGADLATPPDIQFGFGPHEMALRIVPSQIARLEDEIDRMNDDLAALKSFILPGGTEAAARLHLARAVTRRAERAAVAANADRDLNPLALNYLNRLSDHLFVMTRHINAAAGGDILWKPGATR, encoded by the coding sequence ATGGTCAAGCTCAACAAGATCTACACGCGCACGGGCGACGACGGCACCACCGGCCTCGTCGACGGCACGCGCATCGCCAAGTCCGCGCCCTTGATGGCAGCGATCGGCGACGTCGACGAAGCGAACAGCGCGATCGGCCTCGCCGCGGCGGCGCTCGATGCGGGCAGCGAGCATGCCGCGATGCTTGTCCGCATCCAGAACGAGATGTTCGACCTTGGCGCCGACCTTGCGACCCCGCCCGACATCCAGTTCGGCTTCGGCCCGCACGAAATGGCGCTGCGCATCGTGCCGAGCCAGATCGCGCGGCTCGAGGACGAGATCGACCGCATGAACGACGATCTCGCCGCGCTCAAAAGCTTCATCCTGCCCGGCGGGACCGAGGCCGCGGCGCGGCTCCATCTTGCGCGCGCCGTGACGCGCCGCGCCGAACGCGCGGCGGTGGCCGCGAATGCCGACCGCGATCTCAACCCGCTCGCGCTCAACTATCTGAACCGCCTCTCGGATCATCTGTTCGTGATGACGCGGCATATCAACGCGGCGGCGGGCGGCGACATATTGTGGAAACCCGGCGCGACGCGATAA
- the egtB gene encoding ergothioneine biosynthesis protein EgtB yields MASRTDASNRTDPLEELARRFSSTRRLSLDLVATLSDADASAQSMPDASPAKWHLAHTTWFFETFVLRDHLPGYRAFDDRYAYLFNSYYEAEGPRHARPHRGLLTRPSLDEICVWRAHVDAAVQTALPDLSPAAQALVTLGIHHEQQHQELLLTDLKHLFAQNPLGPAVWDTAIASEVAQFSAMKWVRGAEGVAAVGHTGEGFAFDCEGPRHDTLLAPHALASRPVTNGEWRQFIDDGGYHTPSLWLSDGWAWVQADDVQAPAYWREDAHFTLSGWQDIDPAAPVTHISFFEADAFASWAGARLPTEQEWEAAAAALDPAGGQQLDGAGPVRPAPATGDTDLQQMFGSVWEWTGSAYRPYPGFRAAPGAVGEYNGKFMSGQFVLRGGSCATPRGHMRASYRNFFYPHQRWQFTGVRLAKDL; encoded by the coding sequence ATGGCCAGCCGCACCGACGCTTCGAACCGCACCGATCCGCTGGAGGAGCTGGCGCGCCGCTTTTCCTCCACGCGGCGCCTGTCGCTCGACCTTGTCGCGACGCTTTCCGATGCCGATGCGAGTGCGCAGTCGATGCCCGACGCGTCGCCGGCCAAATGGCACCTCGCACATACGACATGGTTCTTCGAAACCTTTGTCCTCCGCGATCACCTGCCCGGCTATCGCGCGTTCGACGATCGCTACGCCTATCTTTTCAACAGCTATTACGAGGCCGAGGGGCCGCGCCACGCGCGCCCGCACCGCGGACTGCTGACGCGCCCGTCGCTCGATGAAATCTGCGTCTGGCGTGCGCATGTCGACGCGGCGGTGCAGACCGCGCTCCCCGATCTGTCGCCCGCTGCGCAGGCGCTCGTCACCCTCGGCATCCATCACGAACAGCAGCATCAGGAATTGCTGCTCACCGACCTCAAGCATCTCTTCGCGCAGAACCCGCTCGGCCCGGCCGTTTGGGACACTGCAATCGCGAGTGAAGTTGCCCAGTTTTCCGCAATGAAATGGGTAAGGGGCGCCGAGGGCGTTGCGGCGGTCGGCCATACGGGTGAGGGCTTCGCCTTCGACTGCGAAGGCCCGCGTCACGACACGCTGCTCGCTCCGCATGCACTCGCCAGCCGTCCGGTCACCAACGGCGAATGGCGGCAGTTCATCGACGATGGCGGCTATCATACGCCCTCGCTGTGGCTCAGCGATGGCTGGGCGTGGGTGCAGGCCGACGATGTGCAGGCGCCGGCCTATTGGCGCGAGGATGCGCATTTCACCCTGTCGGGCTGGCAGGACATCGATCCCGCTGCGCCGGTCACGCACATCAGCTTCTTCGAGGCCGATGCCTTCGCAAGCTGGGCGGGCGCGCGTCTGCCGACCGAGCAGGAATGGGAAGCAGCGGCGGCCGCGCTCGATCCCGCCGGCGGACAGCAGCTTGACGGTGCCGGACCTGTGCGCCCCGCCCCCGCGACCGGCGACACCGATCTGCAACAGATGTTCGGCAGCGTGTGGGAATGGACCGGCAGCGCCTATCGCCCCTATCCGGGTTTCCGCGCCGCACCCGGCGCGGTCGGCGAATATAATGGCAAGTTCATGAGCGGACAGTTCGTCCTCCGCGGCGGCAGCTGCGCGACCCCGCGCGGCCATATGCGCGCCTCCTACCGCAATTTCTTTTACCCCCACCAGCGCTGGCAGTTCACCGGCGTCCGCCTCGCGAAGGATCTTTGA
- the egtD gene encoding L-histidine N(alpha)-methyltransferase, translating to MGVVRQLRQISADDAGVDIAFRADVHAGLSQKPKAVPARWFYDATGSALFEDITALPEYYPTRSETDLLTRHAHEMAAAIGPGRAVVELGSGSSTKTPLLLEAIDPVAYVPVDISGDFLRDSAEALAERFPALAIYPVEADFTQRVDLPREICPLPKLGFFPGSTIGNMVARTAIDLLRNWRAALGDGSLMLIGVDRIKDIAILERAYDDPAGVTAAFNLNLLERINRELSGTIPVENFSHRAIWDDVHARIEMHLVAACDMEFTVDGRSYAMVKGETIHSENSHKYGPRDANLLLRAGGWTPVATWDDADPAFALILAEATEFRSAP from the coding sequence ATGGGCGTTGTGCGTCAACTTCGGCAGATTTCCGCCGATGATGCGGGCGTCGACATTGCGTTTCGTGCCGACGTCCACGCCGGGCTTTCGCAAAAGCCGAAGGCGGTACCCGCCCGCTGGTTCTACGACGCGACCGGATCGGCGCTGTTCGAGGATATCACGGCGCTGCCCGAATATTATCCGACGCGCAGCGAAACCGATCTGCTGACGCGCCATGCGCACGAAATGGCGGCGGCGATCGGGCCGGGCCGCGCGGTCGTCGAGCTCGGCTCGGGCAGTTCGACCAAGACGCCGTTGCTGCTCGAGGCGATCGACCCGGTCGCCTATGTCCCCGTCGACATTTCGGGCGACTTCCTCCGCGACAGCGCAGAGGCGCTCGCGGAGCGCTTTCCGGCGCTCGCCATCTATCCGGTCGAGGCCGATTTCACCCAGCGCGTCGACCTGCCGCGCGAAATCTGCCCCCTGCCCAAACTCGGCTTCTTTCCGGGCTCGACGATCGGCAACATGGTTGCGCGGACCGCGATCGACCTGCTGCGCAACTGGCGTGCGGCGCTCGGCGACGGCTCGCTGATGCTGATCGGGGTCGACCGGATCAAGGATATCGCCATCCTCGAACGCGCCTACGACGATCCGGCGGGGGTCACCGCGGCGTTCAATCTCAACCTGCTCGAACGCATCAACCGCGAGCTTTCGGGCACGATCCCGGTCGAGAATTTCAGCCATCGCGCGATCTGGGACGATGTCCACGCCCGCATAGAAATGCATCTCGTCGCGGCGTGCGACATGGAGTTTACCGTCGACGGCCGCAGCTATGCGATGGTGAAGGGCGAGACGATCCACAGCGAGAACAGCCACAAATATGGCCCGCGCGACGCGAACCTGCTGCTCCGTGCGGGTGGCTGGACCCCGGTTGCGACGTGGGACGACGCCGATCCCGCCTTCGCGCTGATCCTCGCCGAAGCGACCGAGTTTCGTTCCGCCCCCTGA
- a CDS encoding 3-hydroxyacyl-CoA dehydrogenase NAD-binding domain-containing protein yields the protein MIVGVIGAGQMGAGIAQVSAGAGHDVLLSDIDLARAEAGKAGIAKALGRLVSKEKMTQADADALLGRITPVADHAAFAPADLVVEAATEREEIKRAIFASVGQHLSATAILASNTSSIPITRLAQAAPDPARFIGVHFFNPVPVMGLIELIRGLATSDDTLAKVEAYGRGLGKEIVHANDAPGFIVNRVLMPLINEAVFALGEGVATMQDIDTGCRLGLNHPMGPITLADFIGLDTCLEIIRVLQSGTGDPKFRPAPLLVQYVEAGWVGKKAGRGFYDWTGPEPVPTR from the coding sequence ATGATTGTCGGCGTTATCGGTGCGGGACAGATGGGCGCGGGCATCGCGCAGGTTTCGGCAGGCGCCGGCCATGATGTGCTCCTCTCGGACATCGACCTCGCGCGCGCCGAAGCCGGCAAGGCCGGCATCGCCAAGGCGCTCGGCCGCCTCGTCTCGAAGGAAAAGATGACGCAGGCCGACGCCGACGCGCTGCTCGGCCGCATCACGCCCGTCGCCGACCATGCCGCCTTCGCTCCCGCCGACCTCGTCGTCGAGGCCGCGACGGAGCGCGAGGAGATCAAGCGCGCGATCTTCGCCAGCGTCGGCCAGCATCTCTCGGCCACCGCGATCCTCGCGTCGAACACCAGCTCGATCCCGATCACCCGCCTCGCGCAGGCGGCGCCCGATCCGGCGCGCTTCATCGGCGTGCATTTCTTCAACCCCGTGCCGGTGATGGGATTGATCGAGCTGATCCGCGGTCTCGCGACGAGCGACGATACGCTCGCCAAGGTCGAGGCCTATGGCCGCGGGCTCGGCAAGGAGATCGTCCACGCCAACGACGCGCCGGGCTTCATCGTCAATCGCGTGCTGATGCCGCTGATCAACGAGGCGGTCTTTGCTCTGGGCGAAGGCGTCGCAACGATGCAGGACATCGACACCGGCTGCCGCCTCGGCCTCAATCATCCGATGGGCCCTATCACGCTCGCCGACTTCATCGGCCTCGACACCTGCCTCGAGATCATCCGCGTGCTGCAGAGCGGCACCGGCGACCCGAAATTCCGCCCTGCGCCGCTGCTCGTCCAGTATGTCGAGGCGGGCTGGGTCGGCAAGAAGGCGGGGCGCGGCTTCTACGACTGGACCGGGCCCGAGCCGGTTCCGACGCGGTAA
- a CDS encoding epoxide hydrolase family protein: MKVDNIRPFAVDVPQTALDDLGARLANTRWPEKETVDDWDQGVPLAYAQELAAYWQGRYDWRKVEAQLNSYPNFLATIDGLDIHFLHIRSENPAARPLVLTHGWPGSVLEFLDVVEPLSSDYHLVIPSLPGYGFSGKPDEAKWSVEHIAAGWDALMVALGYDRYFAQGGDWGSAVTCAIGGNHADHCAGIHVNMIVGQPDPATMSDLTDDEKAYLARFGWYRAKDNGYSTQHATRPQTVGYGLADSPVGQMCWIVEKFHGWTDCGHQPGGQSIGGHPENALSKDAMLDTVSLYWLTNSAASSARLYWHSFAQFGFGEIHVPTGCSLFPNEIMRLSRRWAEGRYKNIVYWNELPRGGHFAAWEQPDLFVGEVRAALAEMTL; the protein is encoded by the coding sequence ATGAAGGTCGATAATATCCGGCCCTTTGCGGTCGATGTTCCGCAAACGGCGCTCGACGATCTCGGGGCGCGGCTTGCGAACACGCGCTGGCCCGAAAAGGAGACGGTCGATGATTGGGACCAGGGCGTCCCGCTTGCCTATGCGCAGGAACTCGCCGCCTATTGGCAGGGCCGGTATGACTGGCGGAAGGTCGAGGCGCAGCTCAACAGCTATCCGAACTTCCTCGCCACGATCGACGGCCTCGACATCCATTTTCTCCATATCCGTTCGGAAAATCCCGCCGCGCGCCCTCTCGTGCTGACGCACGGCTGGCCGGGTTCGGTGCTGGAGTTCCTCGACGTCGTCGAGCCGTTGTCTTCCGATTATCATCTCGTGATCCCGTCGCTCCCCGGCTACGGCTTCTCCGGGAAGCCCGACGAAGCAAAATGGAGCGTCGAGCATATCGCCGCGGGATGGGACGCGCTGATGGTCGCGCTCGGCTACGACCGCTATTTCGCGCAGGGCGGCGACTGGGGCAGCGCGGTGACCTGCGCGATCGGTGGCAATCATGCGGACCATTGCGCGGGTATCCACGTCAACATGATTGTCGGCCAGCCCGACCCGGCGACGATGTCCGACCTCACCGACGACGAGAAGGCCTATCTCGCGCGCTTCGGCTGGTACCGCGCGAAGGATAACGGCTATTCGACCCAGCATGCGACGCGGCCGCAGACGGTGGGGTACGGCCTCGCCGATTCGCCGGTCGGACAGATGTGCTGGATCGTCGAGAAATTCCATGGCTGGACCGACTGCGGGCACCAGCCGGGCGGCCAGTCGATCGGCGGCCACCCCGAAAATGCGCTGTCGAAGGATGCGATGCTCGACACCGTCAGCCTCTACTGGCTGACCAACAGCGCGGCGTCGTCGGCGCGGCTCTATTGGCACAGCTTTGCGCAATTCGGGTTCGGCGAAATCCATGTGCCGACGGGGTGCAGCCTGTTCCCGAACGAGATCATGCGCCTCTCGCGCCGCTGGGCCGAAGGGCGGTACAAGAATATCGTCTACTGGAACGAACTGCCCCGCGGCGGCCATTTCGCCGCGTGGGAGCAGCCCGATCTGTTCGTCGGCGAGGTTCGTGCGGCGCTCGCCGAAATGACGCTATAG
- a CDS encoding MliC family protein: MKTTILILGAAVALAGCSGVPRNTGTSYDCSGGTKLKVDYVGNTAIVRVNGMRSMVLKQTPSTGGPVYENKTGARLQRNGNEVVWNTAARTAPESCRVVYTPL; the protein is encoded by the coding sequence ATGAAAACGACGATCCTGATCCTCGGCGCAGCCGTCGCGCTCGCCGGCTGTTCGGGCGTGCCGCGCAACACCGGCACCAGTTACGACTGCAGCGGCGGGACGAAGCTGAAGGTCGACTATGTCGGCAACACGGCAATCGTGCGCGTCAACGGCATGCGGTCGATGGTGCTGAAGCAGACCCCGTCGACCGGCGGACCGGTCTATGAAAACAAGACCGGCGCCCGGCTGCAGCGCAATGGCAACGAGGTCGTATGGAATACCGCCGCGCGAACCGCGCCGGAAAGCTGCCGCGTCGTCTATACGCCGCTATAG
- a CDS encoding beta/gamma crystallin-related protein gives MKTAYRLSILAAAAASIGAGFLATSSAQPPQDKMYRPPEATIYRDAAYKGPAVFIGEAKENLGLAWPVNSIRVANGRWELCEKTRFRGNCRTVDRDTPMLNNILRGITIQSIRPLGSGGGGWNPAPPANGQSTRGNFAEFHTQPGTNGYRVLACTSGSSTAACAARSADTWCRSIGWNGSAREHMETVNGREYLADVLCVRSGY, from the coding sequence ATGAAAACCGCTTATCGTTTGTCGATCCTTGCCGCGGCCGCGGCGTCGATAGGGGCGGGTTTTCTCGCCACCTCGAGCGCCCAGCCCCCTCAGGACAAGATGTACCGGCCGCCCGAGGCGACGATCTATCGCGACGCCGCCTATAAGGGACCCGCGGTCTTCATCGGCGAGGCGAAGGAAAATCTCGGGCTTGCCTGGCCCGTCAACTCGATCCGCGTCGCAAACGGCCGCTGGGAACTTTGCGAGAAGACGCGCTTTCGCGGCAATTGCCGTACCGTCGATCGCGACACGCCGATGCTCAACAATATCCTGCGCGGGATCACCATCCAGTCGATCCGTCCGCTGGGTAGCGGAGGCGGGGGCTGGAACCCCGCTCCGCCCGCGAACGGCCAGAGCACGCGCGGCAATTTCGCCGAATTCCACACCCAGCCGGGCACCAACGGCTATCGCGTCCTCGCCTGTACCAGCGGATCGTCGACCGCGGCGTGCGCCGCGCGCTCGGCCGACACCTGGTGCCGCTCGATCGGCTGGAACGGGTCGGCGCGCGAACATATGGAAACGGTGAACGGGCGGGAATATCTGGCCGACGTGCTGTGCGTCCGTTCGGGCTATTGA